From Etheostoma cragini isolate CJK2018 chromosome 17, CSU_Ecrag_1.0, whole genome shotgun sequence, one genomic window encodes:
- the hmgcll1 gene encoding 3-hydroxy-3-methylglutaryl-CoA lyase, cytoplasmic isoform X1 — MGNVPHTVKHCLSYEQLIQDYPRLKRWLLEEKTNTGHEFPEFVKIVEVGPRDGLQNEKEIVPTGVKIQLIDMLSETGLAVIEATSFVSSKWVPQMADHTDVLRGIQRAPHVRYPVLTPNMQGFQEAVAAGATEVAVFGSASETFSKKNINCSIDESMLRFKEVINTAKERQIPVRGYVSCALGCPHEGYIEPSKVSEVAKSLYELGCYEISLGDTIGVGTPGSMLKMLQSVKKEVPTNALAVHCHDTYGQALPNILTALQMGVCVVDSAVAGLGGCPYAQGSSGNVSTEDVLYMLHGMGIETGVNLAKVIEAGDFICNALRRETNSKVAKARGRTL, encoded by the exons ATGGGTAACGTACCCCATACAGTGAAGCACTGCCTGAGCTATGAGCAACTTATCCAGGACTATCCACGGCTGAAACGCTGGCTGCTGGAGGAGAAG ACAAATACAGGACATGAGTTTCCAGAGTTTGTTAAAATAGTTGAAGTTGGGCCAAGAGATGGACTTCAAAATGAAAAG GAAATTGTTCCGACAGGGGTGAAAATCCAGCTGATAGACATGCTCTCGGAAACAGGCTTGGCTGTGATTGAGGCCACCAGCTTTGTCTCTTCAAAGTGGGTACCGCAG ATGGCTGACCATACTGATGTACTCAGAGGAATCCAGAGAGCACCTCATGTTCGGTACCCTGTTTTGACACCTAACATGCAAGGCTTCCAGGAGGCT GTTGCAGCTGGTGCTACTGAAGTGGCGGTGTTTGGGTCAGCGTCTGAAAccttcagtaaaaaaaatattaactgCTCTATTGATGAAAGCATGCTGAGGTTTAAGGAAGTTATTAACACTGCCAAAGAGAGACAGATCCCAGTCCGTGG ATATGTTTCTTGTGCCCTTGGATGCCCCCACGAGGGATATATTGAACCTTCCAAAGTATCTGAG GTGGCAAAGAGTTTATACGAATTGGGCTGCTATGAGATTTCCTTGGGGGATACTATCGGTGTTGGTACTCCAGGTTCCATGTTGAAGATGCTGCAGAGTGTGAAGAAGGAGGTACCCACCAACGCTCTAGCAGTTCACTGCCACGACACTTATGGGCAAGCACTGCCCAACATCCTTACTGCACTTCAG ATGGGGGTCTGTGTGGTGGATTCTGCAGTAGCTGGCCTGGGAGGTTGCCCATACGCTCAGGGGTCATCTGGCAATGTTTCAACAGAGGATGTTCTCTACATGCTCCATGGCATGGGCATTGAAACT GGTGTGAACCTGGCCAAAGTTATAGAGGCGGGTGACTTCATCTGCAACGCTTTACGTCGCGAGACAAACTCCAAGGTTGCCAAGGCAAGAGGCAGAACACTGTGA
- the hmgcll1 gene encoding 3-hydroxy-3-methylglutaryl-CoA lyase, cytoplasmic isoform X2, whose protein sequence is MNRDYWTYLCQTNTGHEFPEFVKIVEVGPRDGLQNEKEIVPTGVKIQLIDMLSETGLAVIEATSFVSSKWVPQMADHTDVLRGIQRAPHVRYPVLTPNMQGFQEAVAAGATEVAVFGSASETFSKKNINCSIDESMLRFKEVINTAKERQIPVRGYVSCALGCPHEGYIEPSKVSEVAKSLYELGCYEISLGDTIGVGTPGSMLKMLQSVKKEVPTNALAVHCHDTYGQALPNILTALQMGVCVVDSAVAGLGGCPYAQGSSGNVSTEDVLYMLHGMGIETGVNLAKVIEAGDFICNALRRETNSKVAKARGRTL, encoded by the exons ATGAACCGTGACTATTGGACTTACCTTTGTCAG ACAAATACAGGACATGAGTTTCCAGAGTTTGTTAAAATAGTTGAAGTTGGGCCAAGAGATGGACTTCAAAATGAAAAG GAAATTGTTCCGACAGGGGTGAAAATCCAGCTGATAGACATGCTCTCGGAAACAGGCTTGGCTGTGATTGAGGCCACCAGCTTTGTCTCTTCAAAGTGGGTACCGCAG ATGGCTGACCATACTGATGTACTCAGAGGAATCCAGAGAGCACCTCATGTTCGGTACCCTGTTTTGACACCTAACATGCAAGGCTTCCAGGAGGCT GTTGCAGCTGGTGCTACTGAAGTGGCGGTGTTTGGGTCAGCGTCTGAAAccttcagtaaaaaaaatattaactgCTCTATTGATGAAAGCATGCTGAGGTTTAAGGAAGTTATTAACACTGCCAAAGAGAGACAGATCCCAGTCCGTGG ATATGTTTCTTGTGCCCTTGGATGCCCCCACGAGGGATATATTGAACCTTCCAAAGTATCTGAG GTGGCAAAGAGTTTATACGAATTGGGCTGCTATGAGATTTCCTTGGGGGATACTATCGGTGTTGGTACTCCAGGTTCCATGTTGAAGATGCTGCAGAGTGTGAAGAAGGAGGTACCCACCAACGCTCTAGCAGTTCACTGCCACGACACTTATGGGCAAGCACTGCCCAACATCCTTACTGCACTTCAG ATGGGGGTCTGTGTGGTGGATTCTGCAGTAGCTGGCCTGGGAGGTTGCCCATACGCTCAGGGGTCATCTGGCAATGTTTCAACAGAGGATGTTCTCTACATGCTCCATGGCATGGGCATTGAAACT GGTGTGAACCTGGCCAAAGTTATAGAGGCGGGTGACTTCATCTGCAACGCTTTACGTCGCGAGACAAACTCCAAGGTTGCCAAGGCAAGAGGCAGAACACTGTGA
- the gfral gene encoding GDNF family receptor alpha-like, producing the protein MQLTHLAAAVIFGVVIPQIFSISFPPSDCLVAVDTCMSNLCKWSEEAFYGSICEDEGCQIKGSEVCNLTIQTVLDQFPSLHGCVCAWEEELCDSIQALATQCHQKPAAQRRRSTLMDWQSSSLIGYVHNGFASCLDQMTICVSDPVCNRYLAPVLTACTPQQCDRDRCQQVTQQFYGSMPRNVAEMLVMCECEASDQSCLDVNTVLHRGTCGPQTRICQDTVNQCVEDSHCRDLLKTFRAKCWSPEEAQCSSSDLENDECITQMDSALILGADPECKIAFLATLGTALHYPCACEGLHNNDLLTCNMILDVFHNRTHFIKSWKSSSGPTKPPEIDESEQGHTWSLDYLLYAFATVLLVGVVVLMLLAVVSKIWMLRRHKTKFHHPQEGNCVIP; encoded by the exons GGGTTGTGATACCTCAGATATTCAGCATTTCATTTCCACCTTCTGACTGTCTGGTTGCTGTGGACACCTGCATGTCAAATCTATGCAAGTGGAGTGAAGAGGCTTTTTACGGCAGCATCTGTGAGG ATGAAGGTTGCCAAATAAAAGGCTCAGAGGTCTGTAACTTGACCATCCAGACTGTACTGGACCAATTTCCCTCTCTgcacgggtgtgtgtgtgcctgggaGGAGGAGCTTTGTGACTCTATACAAGCGCTGGCCACACAATGCCACCAAAAGCCAG cagctcagaggaggaggagcacaTTGATGGACTGGCAGTCAAGCAGTTTAATAGGCTATG taCACAATGGTTTTGCATCATGCTTGGACCAAATGACAATTTGTGTCAGTGATCCAGTTTGCAACAGGTACCTGGCACCTGTCCTCACGGCATGCACGCCCCAACAGTGTGACCGCGACCGCTGTCAGCAAGTGACTCAACAGTTCTACGGCAGCATGCCACGCAATGTTGCAGAGATGCTGgtcatgtgtgagtgtgaggcTTCGGATCAGAGCTGTCTGGATGTGAACACTGTTCTGCATAGAGGTACATGTGGACCGCAGACCAGAATCTGCCAGGATACAGTTAACCAGTGTGTTGAGGACAGTCACTGCAG AGACCTGTTAAAAACCTTCCGGGCCAAATGCTGGAGCCCTGAAGAAGCACAATGCAGCTCCAGTGACCTCGAAAATGATGAATGTATCACACAGATGGATTCAGCTCTCATCCTTGGTGCGGATCCTGAATGTAAAATTGCCTTCTTGGCCACTTTGGGCACAGCACTTCACTATCCTTGTGCATGCGAAGGACTGCACAATAATGATCTACTGACATGCAACATGATTCTTGATGTGTTTCATAACAGAACACACTTCA TTAAATCTTGGAAAAGCAGCAGTGGTCCAACTAAACCTCCTGAAATCGATGAATCTGAGCAAGGTCATACATGGTCACTTG ATTATCTACTGTATGCTTTTGCAACTGTGCTACTTGTTGGAGTTGTTGTATTAATGCTTCTGGCTGTTGTCAGTAAAATATG GATGTTGAGAAGACACAAAACTAAATTTCACCATCCGCAGGAGGGCAATTGTGTTATTCCCTGA
- the hmgcll1 gene encoding 3-hydroxy-3-methylglutaryl-CoA lyase, cytoplasmic isoform X3: MLSETGLAVIEATSFVSSKWVPQMADHTDVLRGIQRAPHVRYPVLTPNMQGFQEAVAAGATEVAVFGSASETFSKKNINCSIDESMLRFKEVINTAKERQIPVRGYVSCALGCPHEGYIEPSKVSEVAKSLYELGCYEISLGDTIGVGTPGSMLKMLQSVKKEVPTNALAVHCHDTYGQALPNILTALQMGVCVVDSAVAGLGGCPYAQGSSGNVSTEDVLYMLHGMGIETGVNLAKVIEAGDFICNALRRETNSKVAKARGRTL, encoded by the exons ATGCTCTCGGAAACAGGCTTGGCTGTGATTGAGGCCACCAGCTTTGTCTCTTCAAAGTGGGTACCGCAG ATGGCTGACCATACTGATGTACTCAGAGGAATCCAGAGAGCACCTCATGTTCGGTACCCTGTTTTGACACCTAACATGCAAGGCTTCCAGGAGGCT GTTGCAGCTGGTGCTACTGAAGTGGCGGTGTTTGGGTCAGCGTCTGAAAccttcagtaaaaaaaatattaactgCTCTATTGATGAAAGCATGCTGAGGTTTAAGGAAGTTATTAACACTGCCAAAGAGAGACAGATCCCAGTCCGTGG ATATGTTTCTTGTGCCCTTGGATGCCCCCACGAGGGATATATTGAACCTTCCAAAGTATCTGAG GTGGCAAAGAGTTTATACGAATTGGGCTGCTATGAGATTTCCTTGGGGGATACTATCGGTGTTGGTACTCCAGGTTCCATGTTGAAGATGCTGCAGAGTGTGAAGAAGGAGGTACCCACCAACGCTCTAGCAGTTCACTGCCACGACACTTATGGGCAAGCACTGCCCAACATCCTTACTGCACTTCAG ATGGGGGTCTGTGTGGTGGATTCTGCAGTAGCTGGCCTGGGAGGTTGCCCATACGCTCAGGGGTCATCTGGCAATGTTTCAACAGAGGATGTTCTCTACATGCTCCATGGCATGGGCATTGAAACT GGTGTGAACCTGGCCAAAGTTATAGAGGCGGGTGACTTCATCTGCAACGCTTTACGTCGCGAGACAAACTCCAAGGTTGCCAAGGCAAGAGGCAGAACACTGTGA